From one Streptomyces sp. NBC_01478 genomic stretch:
- a CDS encoding CobW family GTP-binding protein produces MPVLVLAGFLGSGKTTLLNHLLHRSGGSRIGAIVNDFGAIEIDALAVAGALGDSTVSLGNGCLCCAVDASELDVYLERLAGPAAGIDVIVIEASGLAEPEELVRMLLASEHPGIVYGGLVEVVDAAEFDDTRAKHPEIDRHLSLADLVVVNKLDRAVDAPRVLGLVRSLTDRAAVVPATYGRIDPEFLFDCRPSEERVGQLTFDDLHDHAGEEGDEHAAHADHLHTAYDSLSFASDSAPMDPRRLMTFLDSRPEGLYRIKGYVDFGAHDARNRYAVHAVGRFLRFYPEPWADGDTRLTQLVLIGTGLDLPALGKELEACKDDDAPHADEHGMWGVLRYVQEPDQEPELDLEPEA; encoded by the coding sequence ATCCCGGTCCTCGTCCTCGCCGGATTCCTCGGTTCCGGCAAGACGACCCTGCTCAACCACCTCCTGCACCGCAGCGGAGGCAGCCGTATCGGCGCCATCGTCAATGACTTCGGGGCGATCGAGATCGACGCGCTCGCCGTGGCCGGTGCACTCGGCGACTCGACCGTCTCGCTCGGCAACGGGTGCCTGTGCTGTGCCGTCGACGCCAGTGAACTCGACGTCTACCTGGAGCGGTTGGCCGGGCCCGCCGCCGGTATCGACGTCATCGTCATCGAGGCCAGCGGGCTCGCCGAACCGGAGGAACTGGTGCGCATGCTGCTCGCCAGCGAGCATCCGGGGATCGTCTACGGCGGGCTCGTCGAGGTCGTCGACGCCGCAGAGTTCGACGACACGCGCGCGAAGCACCCCGAGATCGACCGGCATCTCTCCCTCGCCGACCTCGTCGTCGTGAACAAGCTCGACCGGGCGGTCGACGCCCCGCGGGTCCTCGGACTCGTCCGCTCGCTCACCGACCGAGCCGCCGTGGTGCCCGCCACCTACGGCCGTATCGACCCGGAGTTCCTCTTCGACTGTCGGCCGAGCGAGGAACGCGTCGGGCAGTTGACCTTCGACGACCTGCACGACCACGCCGGTGAGGAGGGGGACGAACACGCCGCGCACGCCGACCACTTGCACACCGCCTACGACAGTCTTTCCTTCGCCTCCGACAGTGCGCCCATGGATCCGCGACGGCTGATGACGTTCCTGGACAGCAGGCCCGAGGGGCTCTACCGCATCAAGGGGTACGTCGATTTCGGCGCCCACGATGCCCGCAACCGGTACGCCGTGCACGCCGTAGGACGGTTCCTGCGCTTCTATCCCGAGCCCTGGGCGGACGGCGACACCCGGCTGACCCAGCTCGTGCTCATCGGCACCGGCCTCGACCTGCCCGCCCTCGGCAAGGAGTTGGAGGCGTGCAAGGACGACGACGCCCCACACGCCGACGAGCACGGCATGTGGGGCGTCCTGCGTTACGTACAAGAGCCGGACCAGGAGCCCGAGTTGGACCTGGAGCCCGAAGCCTGA
- a CDS encoding DNA gyrase/topoisomerase IV subunit A gives MARRSTKTPPPDDSFEERILDIDVVDEMQGSYLEYAYSVIYSRALPDARDGLKPVHRRIVYQMDEMGLRPDRGYVKCARVVGEVMGKLHPHGDASIYDALVRMAQPFSMRVPLADGHGNFGSLGNDDPPAAMRYTECRPSEAANLMTESIDEDTVDFTPNYDGQEQEPVALPAAFPNLLVNGSSGIAVGMATNMPPHNLGEVIAAARHLIRYPNADLDSLMRHVPGPDLPTGGRIVGLTGIRDAYETGRGTFKIRATVAVDNVTARRKGIVVTELPFSVGPEKVIAKIKDLVGAKKLQGIADVKDLTDRAHGLRLVIEIKNGFVPEAVLEQLYKLTPMEESFGINNVALVDGQPLTLGLKELLEVYLDHRFNVVRRRSEFRRTKRRDRLHLVEGLLTALIDIDEVIRIIRSSDNSAQAKQSLMERFSLSDIQTQYILDTPLRRLTRFDRIELESEMERLTAEIAELTRILESDTELRKLVSTELAAVAKKFGTDRRTVLLESAGAPSATVPLQVADDPCRVLLSSTGLLARTANGEPFPEDAEARRVKHDVIVSAVPATARGELGAVTSAGRLLRINVVDLPQLPETAAAPNLSGGAPVTEFVSLDEGETVICLTTLDESSPGLAIGTEQGVVKRVVPDYPTNKEELEVITLKDGDRIVGAVELRTGEEDLVFIADDAQLLRYQASQVRPQGRAAGGMAGIKLTEGAKVISFTAVDPAVDAVVFTVAGSRGTLDDSVQTTAKLTPFDQYPRKGRATGGVRCQRFLKGEDCLSLAWAGPVPAKAAQRDGTPAELPEMDPRRDGSGVSLPKTVSVVAGPV, from the coding sequence ATGGCCCGCCGCAGCACGAAGACCCCGCCGCCCGACGACTCGTTCGAGGAGCGGATCCTCGACATCGACGTCGTCGACGAGATGCAGGGCTCCTACCTTGAGTACGCGTACTCGGTCATCTACTCCCGAGCCCTGCCGGACGCCCGGGACGGCCTGAAGCCGGTCCACCGACGGATCGTCTACCAGATGGACGAGATGGGCTTGCGTCCCGACCGGGGGTACGTCAAGTGTGCTCGTGTCGTCGGTGAAGTAATGGGCAAGCTGCACCCGCACGGCGACGCGTCGATCTACGACGCCCTGGTGCGCATGGCGCAGCCCTTCTCGATGCGCGTGCCGCTGGCCGACGGCCACGGCAACTTCGGCTCGCTGGGCAACGACGACCCGCCGGCCGCCATGCGGTACACCGAGTGCCGGCCGTCCGAAGCGGCCAACCTGATGACCGAGTCGATCGACGAGGACACGGTCGACTTCACCCCGAACTACGACGGCCAGGAGCAGGAGCCGGTGGCCCTGCCCGCCGCCTTCCCGAACCTCCTGGTGAACGGCTCGTCGGGCATCGCCGTCGGCATGGCCACCAACATGCCGCCGCACAACCTGGGCGAAGTCATCGCCGCCGCCCGCCACTTGATCCGCTATCCGAACGCGGACCTGGACAGCCTGATGCGGCACGTCCCCGGCCCCGACCTGCCGACGGGCGGCCGGATCGTCGGCCTCACCGGCATCCGGGACGCGTACGAGACGGGCCGCGGCACCTTCAAGATCCGCGCCACGGTCGCCGTGGACAACGTGACAGCGCGCCGCAAGGGCATCGTCGTCACCGAACTGCCCTTCTCCGTAGGCCCCGAGAAGGTGATCGCGAAGATCAAGGACCTGGTCGGCGCGAAGAAGCTGCAGGGCATCGCCGACGTCAAGGACCTCACCGACCGCGCGCACGGCCTGCGCCTGGTCATCGAGATCAAGAACGGCTTCGTACCGGAAGCGGTCCTGGAGCAGCTCTACAAGCTGACGCCGATGGAGGAGTCCTTCGGCATCAACAACGTGGCGTTGGTCGACGGCCAGCCCCTCACGCTGGGCCTCAAGGAACTCCTGGAGGTCTATCTCGACCACCGCTTCAATGTCGTACGGCGACGCAGCGAGTTCCGCCGCACCAAGCGGCGCGACCGCCTCCACCTGGTGGAGGGCCTGCTCACCGCGCTCATCGACATCGATGAGGTCATCCGGATCATCCGCTCCAGCGACAACTCCGCGCAGGCGAAGCAGAGTCTGATGGAGCGCTTCTCACTGTCGGACATCCAGACGCAGTACATCCTGGACACGCCGCTGCGCCGGCTCACCCGGTTCGACCGGATCGAGCTGGAGTCGGAGATGGAGCGACTCACCGCGGAGATCGCGGAGTTGACCCGCATCCTGGAGTCGGACACCGAGCTGCGCAAGCTGGTATCGACCGAACTGGCCGCGGTGGCAAAGAAGTTCGGCACCGACCGGCGTACGGTCCTGCTGGAGTCGGCGGGCGCCCCCTCCGCCACCGTGCCGCTCCAGGTCGCCGACGACCCGTGCCGGGTGCTGCTCTCCTCGACGGGCCTGCTGGCCCGTACGGCGAACGGCGAACCCTTCCCGGAGGACGCCGAGGCCCGGCGCGTCAAGCACGACGTGATCGTCTCGGCGGTCCCGGCGACGGCCCGCGGCGAACTGGGCGCGGTCACCTCGGCCGGCCGCCTCCTGCGCATCAACGTCGTCGACCTCCCCCAGCTCCCGGAGACGGCCGCCGCGCCGAACCTCTCCGGCGGCGCGCCGGTCACGGAGTTCGTCTCCCTGGACGAGGGCGAGACGGTCATCTGTCTGACGACCCTCGACGAGTCGTCCCCGGGCCTGGCCATCGGCACGGAACAGGGCGTCGTCAAGCGCGTGGTCCCCGACTACCCCACGAACAAGGAGGAGTTGGAGGTCATCACGCTCAAGGACGGCGACCGGATCGTCGGCGCCGTCGAGTTGCGGACCGGCGAGGAGGACCTGGTCTTCATCGCGGACGACGCCCAACTGCTGCGCTACCAGGCCTCCCAGGTGCGCCCCCAGGGCCGCGCGGCCGGCGGCATGGCGGGCATCAAACTCACCGAGGGCGCGAAGGTCATCTCCTTCACGGCCGTCGACCCCGCCGTGGACGCGGTCGTCTTCACGGTCGCGGGCTCGCGCGGCACGCTCGACGACTCCGTCCAGACGACGGCCAAGCTGACCCCGTTCGACCAGTACCCCCGCAAGGGCCGCGCCACCGGCGGCGTCCGCTGCCAGCGCTTCCTGAAGGGCGAGGACTGCCTCTCCCTGGCCTGGGCGGGCCCCGTACCGGCGAAGGCGGCCCAACGGGACGGCACACCGGCGGAGCTCCCGGAGATGGACCCGCGCCGCGACGGCTCGGGCGTGTCGCTCCCGAAGACGGTGTCGGTGGTGGCGGGCCCGGTGTAG
- a CDS encoding M16 family metallopeptidase, with translation MPMGHTATAEAGSGGLTATEHRLANGLRVVLSEDHLTPVAAVCLWYDVGSRHEVKGRTGLAHLFEHLMFQGSGQVKGNGHFELVQGAGGSLNGTTSFERTNYFETMPTHQLELALWLEADRMGSLLAALDEESMENQRDVVKNERRQRYDNVPYGTAFEKLTALAYPEGHPYHHTPIGSMADLDAATLEDARAFFRTYYAPNNAVLSVVGDIDPEQTLAWIEKYFGSIAAHDGKPTPRDGSLPDTMGGELREVVVEEVPARALMCAYRLPEDGTRASDAADLALTILGGGESSLLYNRLVRRDRTAVAAGFGLLRLAGAPSLGWLDVKTSGDVEVPVIEAAIDEELARFAAEGPTAEEMERAQAQLEREWLDRLGTVAGRADELCRYAVLFGDPQLALTAVQRVLDVTAEEVQEAAKARLRPDNRAVLVYEPIADEDDEAEAGDENEEAAK, from the coding sequence ATGCCCATGGGTCACACGGCCACCGCCGAGGCAGGGTCCGGCGGTCTGACAGCGACCGAACACCGTTTGGCCAACGGTCTGCGCGTGGTGCTCTCCGAGGACCACCTGACCCCGGTCGCGGCGGTGTGCCTCTGGTACGACGTCGGTTCCCGCCACGAGGTCAAGGGGCGTACCGGCCTGGCTCACCTCTTCGAGCACCTGATGTTCCAGGGCTCCGGACAGGTGAAGGGCAACGGCCACTTCGAGCTGGTGCAGGGCGCGGGCGGTTCGCTCAACGGCACCACCAGTTTCGAGCGCACGAACTACTTCGAGACCATGCCCACCCACCAGTTGGAGCTCGCCCTCTGGCTCGAAGCCGACCGCATGGGCTCCCTGCTGGCCGCCCTGGACGAAGAGTCCATGGAGAACCAGCGGGACGTCGTCAAGAACGAACGCCGTCAGCGCTACGACAACGTGCCCTACGGGACGGCGTTCGAGAAGCTGACCGCCCTCGCCTATCCGGAGGGCCACCCCTACCACCACACGCCCATCGGCTCGATGGCGGACCTGGACGCGGCCACCCTGGAGGACGCGCGCGCGTTCTTCCGCACCTACTACGCGCCCAACAACGCGGTCCTGTCCGTGGTCGGCGACATCGACCCCGAGCAGACGCTCGCCTGGATCGAGAAGTACTTCGGGTCCATCGCGGCGCACGACGGCAAGCCCACGCCCCGTGACGGCTCGCTGCCCGACACGATGGGCGGCGAGCTGCGCGAGGTCGTCGTCGAGGAGGTCCCGGCCCGCGCCCTGATGTGCGCCTACCGGCTCCCGGAGGACGGCACGCGCGCGTCCGACGCGGCCGACCTCGCCCTCACCATCCTGGGCGGCGGCGAGTCCTCTCTCCTCTACAACCGCCTTGTACGACGCGACCGTACGGCCGTGGCGGCCGGCTTCGGTCTGCTGCGGCTGGCCGGAGCGCCCTCCCTGGGGTGGCTGGACGTCAAGACGTCCGGTGACGTCGAGGTGCCGGTCATCGAGGCCGCCATCGACGAGGAGCTCGCCCGGTTCGCGGCGGAGGGCCCCACGGCCGAGGAAATGGAGCGCGCCCAGGCCCAGTTGGAGCGCGAGTGGCTGGACCGGCTGGGCACGGTCGCGGGCCGCGCCGACGAACTGTGCCGGTACGCCGTCCTGTTCGGCGACCCGCAGCTCGCCCTGACCGCCGTACAGCGCGTCCTCGACGTGACGGCGGAGGAGGTCCAGGAGGCCGCCAAGGCCCGCCTGCGCCCCGACAACCGCGCGGTGCTCGTGTACGAGCCCATCGCGGACGAGGATGACGAAGCAGAGGCCGGCGACGAGAACGAGGAGGCGGCCAAGTGA